The stretch of DNA GGGATTCAGGGGGATGCCCTGACCTCCGCCCCGCGGTTCCGGGCGCGGGTGAGGAACGCCGTCCCGCCGGTCTCTACCATCGCCTCCTCCGCGGCCCCGAGGGCGTCCTGCATGCCGGTGTCCCCGATCGCGTAGACAGTCGGGCCGAAGGAACTCAGGCCGACTCCTGCGGCGTCGGTCGCCCTGAGTGCGGCGACGAGGTCGTGGATGAGAGGGGGCTGGAGGCTGTGTTCGACACGTTTGAACCCGAGGCCCTGGATCGCGTTCACCGCCGTCCCGAAGAGGTCGAGGTCTTTCTCAACGATGCCGGGGAGCATTTGCATCAGCACCGTGTGGCAGAGCGCCTGCACGTCGCCGATGGGCACCGGGCAGTACTGCCTGAAGATGTCGACCTCGGCCTTCCCGTTCGCGCCCTCGGGAATGGCGGGGGTGGCGAGGAGGATCTGCCAGTTCTCGGGGACGGGGTGCCTGAAGAGTACGGGGGCGGGCCTCACGCCGCCTGAGGCCGCCGACGGCCTGAAGTCCGACTTCTCTCCCGAGGGGCCGAAACTGTGCCCGCCGTCGATGATGAAGCCGCCCGACTCGAATGCCGCGGTCCCGATCCCCGACGTCCCGCCTCTCCCGGCGATCGCCGCGATCTCCCTGACATCCATGGGCCGGTACAGGGCGGTGAGGGCGCGGGCGGTGGCGAGGGCGATCTGGGTGCCGCTGCCGAGGCCGATGTGTCCGGGATAGGTGCGGTGGAGCGTGATCTCGGCGCCTCCCCGGACGCCGAGGGCGGCAAGGACTTTTTCTGCGGTCTTTTTCACTCTCTCCGCGCTCTCCCCCTCTCCTCTCACCGTGAGTCCGTCGCTCTTTTTCGCCTCGACGACGACGGCCGGGTCCTCGACCGAGAGGCCGATCCCGCCGTCGACCCTCCCCGAACTCCCGTTCATGTCGATGAGGGTCATATGGATCCGTGCCGGGGCCTCCACGATCACCCTGGCCTCGTCGGTGAAGTTGCAGTACGGGAAAGTTTCCCTGATGGCGATCAGGGGTTCTCCGCGGGTGATGATCCGATACCTGCGGGAGAGGAGGGGTTCGTGGCGGAAGATGCCGAAGACGCCGCTGATGCCGGTGCCTGCCCGGCACATCCGCACGTCATCGAGTTCGCGCCGCGCCTCGATCCGGTGCTTCTGCATGATCCGCCCGATCGGGATGTCAGCCCGCATCAGGTCGTCCTTGAATGAGGGGTCGAGGCGGGAGAGCGGGGTGTCGGACGCCGCGTACAGGAGTGCCTTCCCGCTCTCCTTCTCGTTCAGGGTCACGATCCGGTGGTTGACCGCTTCTCCTGCACGGATACCGAGGGATGCCGCCACGCGTTCGTCGGCAGGCACCACCTCCTGCGAGAGCGTCTGCACCGTCACCTCACAGCCCAGCACGTTTTCCAGAAGAGTGGTCACGGAACCGTCGGTGCCGAGAAGGATCTTCTGCATCGGCGAGAGAGTGCCGACATCCTTCTCCAGTTCCCG from Methanofollis sp. encodes:
- a CDS encoding beta-ribofuranosylaminobenzene 5'-phosphate synthase; this translates as MASFNIAGKLRELEKDVGTLSPMQKILLGTDGSVTTLLENVLGCEVTVQTLSQEVVPADERVAASLGIRAGEAVNHRIVTLNEKESGKALLYAASDTPLSRLDPSFKDDLMRADIPIGRIMQKHRIEARRELDDVRMCRAGTGISGVFGIFRHEPLLSRRYRIITRGEPLIAIRETFPYCNFTDEARVIVEAPARIHMTLIDMNGSSGRVDGGIGLSVEDPAVVVEAKKSDGLTVRGEGESAERVKKTAEKVLAALGVRGGAEITLHRTYPGHIGLGSGTQIALATARALTALYRPMDVREIAAIAGRGGTSGIGTAAFESGGFIIDGGHSFGPSGEKSDFRPSAASGGVRPAPVLFRHPVPENWQILLATPAIPEGANGKAEVDIFRQYCPVPIGDVQALCHTVLMQMLPGIVEKDLDLFGTAVNAIQGLGFKRVEHSLQPPLIHDLVAALRATDAAGVGLSSFGPTVYAIGDTGMQDALGAAEEAMVETGGTAFLTRARNRGAEVRASP